Proteins encoded in a region of the Neodiprion virginianus isolate iyNeoVirg1 chromosome 2, iyNeoVirg1.1, whole genome shotgun sequence genome:
- the LOC124297725 gene encoding uncharacterized protein LOC124297725 codes for MVRVNSQLSEVEKLHYLKTSVTDEPLQLIKNISLTAENFPQAWETLVSRYENKRLLTDSHLATLFAIPCVTKKSSSELKSLHSNTCEALGALELLDSPEKLGDHIIVHMTIRKLDPASLEEKVKSSDDKVTYSAIKGTVVCLLQRQPLHCVLPTFRDKSLDQRREVVSAKKLCFNCLGLHQQKDCRSNKTCRVCNGRHHSLLHRNSSSISTAANSGTSQGQAAVAQPAVQNAPISNSASQVNNHSAQPTMIKRSPVLLATVELIASNPETGERIIARALLDQGSESSFVTESLAQQLRLRRHQATIPIIGVGAHQSAVTRGIATLQLQSRAHTSFSCQVEALVLPRLTSYLPSFRLLVEDWPHLRGLNLADPSFAHPTQIDVILGADIYSNIIGQGVRRGAPGTPIAQETQFGWVLSGCVSAEAASPSYGAVQGFQCSLDHELLDLVQKFWKQEEVSKPLALTSEEERCEQHFRETVSRTASGRYVVRLPLKDNSVELGNSRNPAHQMLLRLEKRFGSDAKLKEAYSSFLREYRELGHMRRAINTPEDNSRVFYLPHHGVVRDSSSTTKLRVVFNWSQRTNLGLVLNDNLLVGPKVQTDLADVLLRWRQYPVAFSSDIVKMYRQILVHNDDQDFQRILWSVPYLAIRVLHQLVRDEGKQYPFASHVILENTYVDDILSGAEDVDQGREKINELNQLLKAGGFELQKWTSSHPETLVDISRNHQEIVMHLNLDQSPFFRALGLAWRPDIDAFAFSPQIHQTRDNFTKRKVLSQTAQLFDPLRWLSPITIRAKIFMQELWALGFDWDEPLSASLSSRSIEFLQDLQGISAITIPRWIGLSSASLGIEIHGFADASQSALGAVIYARTYINTHEVRVSLVCAKTKVAPLKKVTIPRLELCVASLLVRLMRHVEKTHHFENTPVYLWTDSAVALAWIKSHPSRWKEFVRNRVTEIQEFARARWYHISGSENPADLASRGASPEQLQKSELWTFGPSWISKPSVNWPSVSPPPEENIHLEERKGLSTHIATAKLLQIWDLVDRYSKLSTLLKVTSLCKRAANRFLAKTTSNHVNTSITVGPISTLELSDAQLFWTKVNQQVYFAEEIRQIETSSSLTRSHPLSRLTPFIDSNGFLSVGGRLNHSLLSYDEKHPFILPRESSFSTLIIDHHHRLKLHGRPQLTLATIRQRYWILGGRVPIRMFIHRCVPCARHRATLSSQQMGQLPQSRVTQSRPCLHSGVDYAGPFSIRASRGRGAKSCKGYIVIFICFTTSAVHLELVSDYTTEAFIAAYKRFTSRRGICA; via the exons ATGGTTCGCGTAAATTCGCAACTTTCGGAAGTGGAAAAGCTGCACTACCTCAAAACCAGTGTGACCGATGAACCGTTACAACTCATCAAAAACATCTCTCTCACCGCAGAAAACTTCCCTCAAGCTTGGGAAACTCTCGTCTCACGATACGAAAACAAGCGGCTTCTGACTGATTCTCATCTCGCGACACTTTTCGCGATTCCTTGTGTcacaaaaaaatcatcatcgGAACTAAAGAGCTTGCACAGCAACACTTGCGAAGCTCTTGGCGCGCTCGAACTTCTCGATAGTCCCGAGAAATTAGGGGATCACATCATCGTGCACATGACGATTCGCAAGCTCGACCCAGCATCTCTCGAAGA GAAGGTCAAATCTTCTGACGACAAGGTCACATACAGCGCAATCAAAGGAACAGTCGTGTGCTTGTTGCAAAGGCAACCACTACATTGCGTTCTGCCGACCTTTCGCGACAAATCTCTGGATCAAAGAAGGGAAGTGGTTTCTGCGAAAAAGCTTTGCTTCAATTGTCTCGGTCTACATCAGCAGAAGGACTGTCGATCCAACAAAACGTGTCGCGTGTGCAACGGTCGACATCATTCCTTGCTGCATCGAAACTCTTCTTCAATCTCGACAGCTGCTAACAGCGGCACATCTCAAGGACAGGCTGCAGTAGCGCAACCTGCAGTGCAGAACGCACCGATCTCGAATAGCGCCTCTCAGGTGAACAACCACTCAGCTCAGCCTACAATGATCAAGCGCTCTCCAGTTCTTCTCGCCACAGTGGAATTGATCGCTTCGAATCCGGAGACTGGAGAAAGAATCATCGCTCGCGCTCTACTCGATCAAGGATCCGAAAGTTCATTCGTCACGGAGTCGCTAGCGCAACAATTGCGACTACGTCGGCATCAAGCAACGATACCGATCATTGGCGTCGGAGCTCATCAATCGGCAGTGACTCGCGGCATCGCGACATTGCAACTCCAATCTCGTGCTCACACCTCGTTCTCATGTCAGGTGGAGGCACTCGTGCTTCCACGACTCACATCGTATCTACCCTCATTTCGACTTCTCGTCGAAGACTGGCCTCATCTACGAGGACTCAACCTCGCGGATCCAAGCTTTGCACATCCCACTCAAATCGACGTAATTCTCGGAGCTGACATCTACAGCAACATCATTGGTCAAGGAGTTCGAAGAGGAGCACCAGGAACACCAATCGCGCAAGAAACTCAGTTCGGTTGGGTCCTCTCCGGCTGCGTTTCAGCGGAAGCAGCAAGCCCCTCGTATGGCGCAGTCCAAGGCTTTCAATGCTCCCTCGATCACGAACTGCTCGATCTCGTGCAGAAGTTTTGGAAGCAGGAAGAAGTGTCGAAACCTTTGGCACTAACTTCCGAAGAAGAGCGTTGTGAGCAACACTTTCGCGAAACGGTTTCTCGAACTGCGTCCGGTCGTTACGTAGTTCGGCTGCCGCTCAAAGACAATTCGGTAGAGCTCGGCAACTCGCGGAATCCCGCGCATCAAATGCTCCTTCGTTTGGAGAAACGGTTCGGTAGCGACGCGAAACTCAAGGAGGCTTACTCGAGCTTCCTTCGTGAATATCGTGAACTCGGGCACATGCGTCGCGCTATCAATACACCTGAAGACAATTCCCGCGTGTTTTATCTTCCCCATCACGGTGTAGTTCGCGACAGCAGTTCAACAACAAAGTTGCGTGTCGTGTTCAACTGGTCTCAAAGAACCAACCTCGGACTCGTTCTCAATGACAATCTTCTCGTCGGTCCAAAAGTGCAAACCGACCTCGCGGACGTTCTCTTACGCTGGCGACAATATCCAGTCGCGTTCTCATCAGACATCGTCAAGATGTACCGACAAATTTTGGTCCACAATGATGACCAAGATTTTCAGCGAATCCTCTGGAG CGTTCCGTATCTCGCGATCCGTGTTCTTCATCAACTCGTTCGGGACGAAGGTAAGCAGTATCCCTTTGCGAGTCACGTCATTCTCGAGAACACGTACGTCGACGACATCCTCTCAGGAGCAGAGGACGTTGATCAAGGTCGCGAGAAAATCAACGAACTCAATCAATTGCTCAAGGCGGGCGGCTTTGAACTTCAAAAGTGGACTTCAAGCCACCCAGAAACTCTCGTTGACATTTCTCGAAACCATCAAGAGATCGTGATGCATCTAAATCTCGATCAAAGTCCATTCTTTCGGGCTCTCGGTCTTGCGTGGAGACCAGACATCGACGCGTTCGCGTTCTCCCCGCAAATTCATCAAACTCGGGACAATTTCACGAAACGAAAAGTTCTCTCACAAACCGCGCAGCTCTTCGATCCTCTTAGATGGCTCTCGCCGATCACGATCAGAGCCAAAATCTTTATGCAGGAATTGTGGGCACTCGGTTTCGACTGGGACGAGCCGCTCTCAGCTTCATTGTCCTCGCGATCGATCGAGTTTCTACAAGATCTTCAAGGCATCTCAGCTATCACCATCCCACGATGGATCGGATTAAGTTCAGCATCTCTCGGGATAGAGATCCACGGTTTCGCGGACGCCTCTCAAAGTGCATTAGGCGCAGTGATCTACGCGCGAACGTATATCAACACTCACGAAGTGCGCGTTTCACTAGTGTGCGCGAAAACTAAAGTAGCGCCCCTAAAGAAGGTAACAATTCCTCGTCTCGAACTCTGTGTTGCGAGTCTTCTCGTCCGGTTGATGCGTCATGTGGAAAAGACTCATCATTTCGAAAACACCCCGGTTTATCTATGGACGGATTCTGCAGTCGCGCTCGCGTGGATCAAAAGCCACCCATCGCGGTGGAAGGAATTCGTTCGTAATCGCGTAACGGAAATCCAAGAGTTCGCGCGCGCTCGTTGGTATCACATTTCGGGTTCTGAAAACCCCGCTGATCTTGCGTCTCGTGGTGCATCTCCGGAGCAACTCCAAAAATCAGAACTTTGGACCTTCGGTCCATCCTGGATCTCAAAGCCTTCTGTCAATTGGCCATCCGTATCTCCGCCACCTGAAGAAAACATTCATctcgaggaaagaaaagggCTGTCGACGCACATCGCAACAGCTAAGCTGCTACAAATCTGGGATCTCGTCGATCGCTACTCAAAACTATCGACTCTTCTCAAAGTCACATCATTGTGTAAACGCGCAGCAAATCGGTTCCTCGCAAAGACGACATCGAATCACGTAAACACGTCTATCACTGTCGGACCGATCTCTACTCTCGAATTGAGCGACGCCCAACTGTTTTGGACCAAGGTGAACCAGCAGGTGTACTTCGCAGAAGAAATTCGCCAAATCGAGACAAGCTCAAGTCTCACTCGAAGTCATCCACTATCGCGACTCACGCCGTTCATCGATTCGAACGGATTCCTCAGCGTCGGCGGTCGACTGAATCACTCATTGCTTTCGTATGACGAAAAGCACCCGTTCATCTTGCCTCGCGAATCATCGTTCTCCACATTGATCAtcgatcatcatcatcggtTGAAGCTCCACGGACGTCCGCAACTCACTCTCGCCACAATCCGACAGCGGTACTGGATCCTGGGAGGAAGAGTACCGATCCGCATGTTCATACATCGTTGCGTTCCTTGTGCGCGTCATCGCGCCACTCTCAGCAGCCAACAGATGGGCCAACTCCCTCAGTCTCGAGTCACGCAATCAAGGCCGTGTCTTCACTCTGGCGTTGACTATGCTGGTCCATTCTCGATTCGAGCCTCCCGCGGAAGAGGAGCGAAATCATGCAAGGGATATATCGTTATCTTTATCTGCTTCACGACCTCAGCTGTGCATCTCGAGCTAGTTTCGGATTACACGACGGAGGCATTCATCGCGGCGTACAAACGTTTTACATCTCGACGAGGAATTTGTGCCTAG